One genomic window of Muntiacus reevesi chromosome 4, mMunRee1.1, whole genome shotgun sequence includes the following:
- the ADNP2 gene encoding activity-dependent neuroprotector homeobox protein 2 translates to MFQIPVENLDNIRKVRKKVKSILMDIGLDSCKELLKDLKGFDPGEKYFYNTSWGDISLWEPSGKKLRYRTKPYCCSLCKYSTKVLTSFKNHLHRYHEDEIDQELVIPCPNCVFSSQPRVVGRHFRMFHAPARKVQNYTVNILGETKSSRSDVISFTCLKCNFSNTLYYSMKKHVLVAHFHYLINSYFGLRTEEVGEHPGADDTLCAEKLLTSDRYYCKKCNANASSQDALMYHILTSDIHRDLENKLRSVISEHIKKTGLLKQMHIAPKPATHVAVPLNSSAPGIPTSSPCYHLALPQNGQSQTVVQPVQGAAPPATVAAGAVGSVTHSPPAVAQPHVTLVSSPLPVGQSSLTLPPSTPQPVFLSHGVPLNQAANPPVLPLNQPVGPVNKSVGTSVLPINQTIRPGVLPLSQPVGPISRPAGPGVLSVNRPVGSGVLPVNPSVTPGVLQAVSPGVISVSRTVPSGVLPAGQVTPAGVIPSGQTATSGVLPAGQVVQSGVLPIGQTAPSGALPTGLTVPLRVLPPGQVVPPGLLPPNQTVSSAVLPVNQGINSGVLQLSQQVMSGVLPMGQPVRPGVLQLNQSVNTNILPANQTIRPGASPNTTFLTSGSILRQLIPTGKQVNGIPTYTLAPVSVTLPVPPGSVATVAPPQMPIQLLQSGTAAQMASSMTGMPSPPVVVNATQSMFVQASSSVAEANQVLKQAKQWKTCPVCNELFPSNVYQVHMEVAHKHSESKAADKLEPEKLAACAPFLKWMREKTVRCLSCKCLVSEEELIHHLLMHGLGCLFCPCTFHDIRGLSEHSRTMHLGKKKLPMDYSNKGFQLDIDANGNLLFPHLDFITILPREELGEREVYLAILAGIHSKSLVPVYIKVRPQAEGASGRPGKQVLTCPFCFGTFVTTEAYELHLKERHHITPTVHTILKSPAFKCIHCCGVYTGNMTLAAIAIHLLRCRSAPKDSSPDLQGQPSLLENSELLLVNGEVIHDTSFSVKRKLPDGHSGAEDQRDGAEPPVIIDADADPAPEKAVSAAPVKRQRSEGRTEGLPVSDDALQILALNPKKYEDRSYEDKKQFLRDYFHKRPYPSKKEIELLSSLLWVWKIDVASFFGKRRYICMKAIKNHKPSVLLGFDMSELKNVKHRLNFEHEPQNL, encoded by the exons GACCTTAAAGGCTTTGACCCAGGAGAGAAGTACTTTTATAACACATCATGGGGAGATATTTCTCTGTGGGAACCTTCTGGAAAGAAACtg agataTCGAACAAAACCATACTGTTGCAGCCTCTGTAAATACTCCACAAAAGTGCTTACTTCATTCAAAAATCATTTACATCGTTACCATGAAGATGAAATTGACCAGGAGCTGGTGATCCCTTGCCCAAACTGTGTGTTTTCCTCTCAACCCAGAGTTGTGGGAAGGCACTTCAGGATGTTTCATGCACCTGCTCGGAAAGTCCAGAATTACACAGTGAATATTTTAGGTGAAACTAAATCATCTAGGAGTGATGTGATAAGTTTTAcatgtttaaaatgtaacttttcaAACACACTGTACTACAGCATGAAGAAGCATGTGCTGGTAGCACATTTTCACTACTTAATTAACTCCTATTTTGGCCTGAGAACTGAGGAGGTGGGTGAGCATCCTGGAGCTGACGACACCCTCTGTGCAGAGAAGTTGCTCACGTCTGACAGATATTACTGTAAAAAGTGCAACGCCAATGCCAGCAGCCAGGACGCTTTAATGTATCATATTTTGACATCCGATATACACCGGGATTTGGAGAATAAGCTTAGGTCTGTCATctcagaacatattaagaagactGGCCTTTTGAAGCAGATGCATATTGCTCCCAAACCAGCTACACACGTGGCCGTACCACTGAATAGCAGTGCTCCGGGCATCCCAACCTCATCTCCTTGCTACCACCTTGCCTTGCCGCAGAATGGCCAGAGCCAGACCGTGGTGCAGCCGGTTCAGGGTGCAGCCCCTCCGGCGACTGTGGCCGCGGGGGCTGTGGGCAGTGTCACCCACTCTCCGCCAGCCGTTGCCCAGCCTCATGTGACTCTGGTCTCCAGTCCCCTGCCAGTGGGCCAGAGCAGCCTCACTCTGCCGCCCTCGACACCTCAgcctgtctttctctctcatgGAGTCCCACTTAATCAGGCAGCAAATCCTCCCGTGTTGCCCTTGAATCAGCCGGTTGGACCTGTAAATAAGTCTGTTGGAACCAGTGTCCTCCCCATAAACCAGACCATCCGCCCGGGGGTTTTGCCGCTCAGCCAGCCTGTGGGGCCCATAAGCAGGCCAGCTGGACCTGGAGTTCTTTCGGTGAATAGACCCGTTGGGTCTGGGGTCCTCCCTGTCAACCCCTCTGTCACCCCTGGAGTGCTTCAGGCAGTCTCACCAGGGGTGATTTCTGTGAGTCGGACAGTCCCGTCAGGGGTCCTTCCTGCAGGACAGGTGACCCCTGCTGGGGTCATCCCTTCAGGACAGACAGCGACTTCTGGGGTTCTTCCTGCTGGCCAGGTGGTTCAGTCAGGGGTGCTCCCCATCGGGCAGACTGCCCCCTCGGGAGCACTGCCCACAGGGCTGACGGTCCCACTGCGGGTGCTCCCTCCTGGCCAGGTAGTCCCACCTGGGCTCCTTCCCCCCAACCAGACAGTCTCGTCAGCCGTTCTTCCTGTGAACCAGGGCATTAACTCTGGTGTTCTTCAGCTCAGTCAGCAGGTCATGTCAGGAGTTCTTCCTATGGGCCAGCCAGTGAGGCCTGGGGTCCTGCAGCTTAATCAGTCTGTGAATACCAACATTCTGCCTGCAAATCAGACCATTAGACCCGGTGCTTCGCCAAACACCACTTTCCTGACATCAGGCTCTATTCTCAGACAGCTCATACCCACAGGGAAACAAGTGAATGGCATTCCCACGTACACACTTGCCCCGGTGTCTGTCACTCTGCCAGTGCCCCCTGGAAGCGTCGCCACTGTTGCCCCTCCCCAGATGCCCATCCAGCTCCTGCAGTCGGGCACAGCTGCCCAGATGGCCAGTTCCATGACTGGCATGCCCTCCCCTCCCGTGGTGGTAAATGCTACTCAGAGTATGTTTGTTCAGGCCTCTTCATCTGTGGCAGAGGCAAATCAGGTGCTCAAACAGGCCAAGCAATGGAAAACCTGTCCTGTTTGCAACGAGCTCTTCCCTTCCAATGTGTACCAGGTCCATATGGAAGTGGCGCATAAGCACAGTGAATCCAAAGCTGCTGACAAACTGGAGCCAGAGAAACTGGCGGCATGTGCACCATTTTTAAAGTGGATGAGAGAGAAGACAGTTCGATGTCTGTCTTGTAAGTGCTTAGTTTCGGAGGAGGAGCTTATCCATCACTTACTGATGCATGGCCTGGGGTGCTTGTTCTGCCCATGCACCTTCCATGATATCAGAGGTCTCTCAGAGCACAGtcggaccatgcacctggggaaGAAGAAGCTGCCCATGGATTACAGTAACAAAGGTTTTCAACTGGATATCGACGCCAACGGCAACCTGCTGTTTCCCCACCTTGACTTTATTACCATATTGCCTAGGGAGGAGCTGGGCGAGCGGGAGGTCTACCTGGCCATCCTGGCGGGGATACACTCCAAGTCGCTGGTGCCCGTGTACATCAAGGTGAGGCCCCAGGCTGAGGGTGCTTCTGGGAGGCCCGGCAAGCAGGTGTTGACCTGCCCCTTTTGCTTTGGCACCTTTGTGACAACGGAGGCATACGAGCTGCATCTGAAGGAGAGGCACCACATCACGCCCACAGTCCACACGATTCTGAAGTCTCCGGCTTTCAAGTGCATCCACTGCTGCGGGGTCTACACTGGCAACATGACACTGGCAGCCATTGCCATCCACCTGCTGCGCTGCCGCAGTGCCCCCAAGGACAGCAGCCCTGACCTGCAGGGCCAGCCCAGCCTCCTGGAGAACAGTGAGCTGCTTTTAGTCAATGGCGAGGTGATCCACGATACCAGCTTCTCAGTGAAGAGAAAGCTGCCTGATGGCCACTCCGGGGCCGAAGACCAGAGGGATGGCGCGGAGCCGCCTGTCATCATAGATGCGGACGCAGACCCGGCCCCGGAAAAGGCAGTGAGTGCTGCACCTGTTAAACGGCAGCGGAGTGAGGGCAGGACGGAGGGACTGCCCGTTAGTGACGACGCTCTTCAGATTTTAGCATTAAATCCTAAAAAGTACGAAGACCGTTCTTACGAAGACAAAAAGCAGTTTCTTAGGGATTATTTCCACAAGAGACCATATCCCagtaaaaaggaaatagaattgTTATCTTCGCTCTTATGGGTGTGGAAAATTGATGTGGCTTCATTTTTTGGAAAAAGAAGGTATATTTGCATGAAAGCAATAAAAAATCACAAGCCTTCTGTACTTTTAGGCTTTGACATGTCTGaacttaaaaatgttaaacacaGGTTGAACTTTGAGCATGAACCAcaaaacttgtaa